One Fictibacillus halophilus genomic window, GCTTTTCAGTTGTTGCCAGTGAAGTTCGAAAGCTTGCTGAGCGTTCTAAGAATGAAGCACTAAGAATTCAGCAGCTAGTAAAATCCATGACAAATCAAATGGAATTGTTATCAAAAGAAACGGTGCGCTTTGAACAATATCGCGTTGACCAAGTTGAATCTGTTCAACAGACAGAAAAAGCGTTCTCTAAGATCATTCAAAATGTTTCTCAGATTAACGGAAGAATCTCTCAAGTAAAAAGTGCGATTGGTCGAGTTGAATCCGCTAATGAAAACTTATCTGAAAAGCTCTTTGAAGTAAGTGCAATATCTGAAGAATCTGTTGCTACAAGTGAACAAGTTAGTGCTTCTAGTATCCACCAAAAAGAAGCCATCCACCAAGTAAACCTTGCTGCGACAGAACTGCAAGAAATTGCACTAACTTTACAGGAAGAGGTAGACCAATTTTCTTTAGGTGAGAGAGCATCGCTAATCGCTGATGAAGAGATACGATTTATGGATACTTATCATGAAGCTGCAGCTACAGTTGACGATAGTGATGTAGAAGAGATTGAAGTTCAAGACGATGAGTGCAGAGAAGAAATTGAAACAGAAAGAGAAGTAACTCCTGATCACCATGTTGACGAAGAGGAACTGGAGAACGATACGGAGTCTGTTCACTCTTTAGATCGTGAAACTAAGAAAGAAGATTAAGTTTTAAAACCCGGTGATCACTCACCGGGTTTTAATAATTTCCACTCAATTGAGTATATTTTCTATGTTCTTTATACGTTTTTGAAAAGAAATGACTCCATGTGCCATCCTGTTTTGCAACAAAGTAATAATAGTCATGCTCTTCGGGATTCGCTGCAGCTTTTAATGAGGAGAGATCTGGACTAGAAATCGGGCCTGGCGGCAATCCTTTATTGATATACGTATTGTAAGGACTTTTAATTTTGATGTCTTTTCTTCTTAATGTTGCTTTTGGTTTTTCAAGCAAATATTGAACGGTAGAGCATGATTGCAGCTTCTTACCTTCTTCTAATCTATTCACAAAAACACCAGCGATTTTACGCTTCTCTTCATTCAAAAGTGCTTCCTTCTCGATAATCGACGCTAATGTTATCATTTCATAAGGTGTTTGATCGGTTTTAATTGTTATTTCTGTCGTTTCTTTGATAAGTCTTTCCGTCATTTGATGAATGACTACGTCAGCTTTCATATTCTTTTCAAAATAATAAGTGTCTGGAAAAAGAAGTCCTTCCATAGCAAACTTTGTATTTGATTTCTTTACTTTATTATTAATACCTAATTGTTCTTGTTGTTTATCAGTTAGTGTTTCCCATAATCTTGCTGTTTTTATAAATTGGTTTCGATCTACAATTCCCGCTTTGTTTAATCGATCTGCAATCTCTATAACAGTCAGCCCTTCTGGAATGATCACTTCGATCGCTTCTGTTTCATTTTTCAGAGTAGATAGATCTTGCAAGATCTCTTTATAACCACTTCCTTGTTTAATCGTGTGTTCTCCTGCTACAACTTTACTTTTCTTTCCTGTAAGAGTTGCATAAAAGTTAAATAAAATTGGACTTTTAATAAATTCATTATTATTCAAATTCTTTGATATTGTTTTAAAATCACTGTTTTCTTTTATAACAAAAGCCTTCTCTGCCGTTTCCTCAGGGGGTGAAACTTCATATATGATCCACCCTACACAAAAAGCGATGAGGATACTGAAAATAATCAAAACTCTTTTTGCATTTGAGTTCAAAGTTAGAATCCGCCTTACTTTTTTTGTTTCTAATTTTCCCTGATTATTTTTATTCATTCAAAAAGGCTGTTAGGAAAGGTATACATACCTTACTAACAACCTTCGATTCATAGATACACACGCAATAACATCGTGCTTCAAATATTTATTTGTTTAAGCTATATATATATTGCCCTAATAGGATCGTTGAAATATGCAAAAACATCTCACTCCGAGATAGCATGCCACTGGTGAAGACACCTATCGCTCCATCCTTTTTTCTGATCTCAGGGTCCTTTGTGAACTCACCCATCAATGTTCCGAGTTCCTTACCCTGCTTCAGACCTGTTACGATCAACGACGGAAGCAGAATACGAGCTCCTGCAGCTGAATAGACGTTGCCATCGTGATCCGCCACCGCTCCCCAGTTGCACAAATACATGCCATCTTCCATCTCCATTACTCCGCCTTCAAAACCAATGCCGATTTCAGCTCCTTGCTTCACACAATCTTTTGCCCGGTTGATAGCTCCGATTTTGGTTTCCTCATCAGAAAAAGGCTGTGCTGAGACTAATGAATCAGAAGAGTAAGATACGAGTTCAGAATCCTTAAAATACGCTATAAAAGGCTGAGCGGCTTTAATTTTTGCGGGGTTTGATGATCCAATTCCAATTTTCATTACACGTTCATCCTCAGCTATTTTCTAAGATTGTTCTTAATGTAGTTTCATCTGCTGTTTTAACAAGTTTGATAAGCAATTCTTTTGCAGCAGCATAATCATCAACATGTATCATAGAAGCATGTGTGTGAATATAACGTGAACAGATTCCGATCACCGCAGAAGGCACACCGTTTCCAGAGATGTGTACACTGCCAGCATCTGTTCCACCTTGTGAGATGAAATATTGGTAGGGAATCTTATGCGTTTCAGCAGTGTCTAGGATATATTCTCTCATACCACGATGAGTTACCATCGTTCTATCTAAAATTCTTAACAACGCACCTTTTCCAAGTTGACCGAACTCACTCTTATCCCCCATCATGTCATTCGCTGGACTTGCATCTAATGCGAAGAATAGATCAGGTTGAATTAAGTTCGCTGCTGTTTTGGACCCTCTAAGCCCTACTTCTTCTTGAACCGTAGCACCGCTATACAATTCGTTAGGCAACGTTTCATCCTTTAATTCTTTTAATAGTTCAATCGCTAATCCCACACCATAACGATTATCCCATGCTTTCGCCATGATTTTCTTCGGATTGGCCATCGGTGTAAACGGACAGATCGGAACGATTTGCTGCCCAGGTCTTACACCCAGGTTATGAACTTCTTGATCGTTATCTGCACCAATATCTATGTACATATTCTTAATACCCATCGGTCTGTTACGCTGATCTTCAGAAAGAAGATGAGGTGGAGTTGAGCCGATTATACCAGTAATAACATCACCTTTATCTGTGTAAATATTTACACGTTGAGCTAATAGAACTTGGCTCCACCAGCCACCCAACTCTTGAAATTTTAGCATACCGTTTTTCGTAACCTTCGTAACCATGAAACCAACTTCATCCATGTGCCCCGCTACCATAATCTTTGGACCATTCCCTTTTTTGACACCAAAGATGCTGCCAAGACCATCTTGAATAATTTCATCCGATACAGGTTCGATCTCTTTTCGGACAAACTTACGAACATCTCTTTCAAAGCCTGGCGCGCCCGGCAATTCAGTCAATGTTTTAAACAAGTCGAGTGTTTCTTTATTCATATAAAAACAACCCCTTCTAATTAGTCACATGTACATTTTTATTGTACACCTAATAAGAAGGGGTTTTCTATACTTATGAATGTTCTAGATTTCGTAAGTGATCGGATCGATTGCTCCAGCTTCTTTAAAACCTTTCAAACGTAAAACACAGCTGTCACATTGTCCGCATGCTGCTTCTTTTCCATTGTAGCAAGAAGTTGTTAGATCATATGGCACTTCAAGAGAAAGACCTTTTTCAATCGTTTCCTTTTTAGATAAAGAGATCAATGGTGTTTCAACTGAAATGTTTTTTCCTGTAACACCTGCTTTTGTTGCTAGGTTGATCGTTTCTTCCATACTCTGAATGAATTCTGGACGGCAATCTGGATAGCCGCTATAGTCGACCGCTGAAACACCTGTATAAACAGCGGTAGCTCCGATTACTTCAGCATAAGCGCTTGCGAGTGATAAGAAAATCATGTTTCTAGCAGGTACATAGGTTACAGGGATCCCTTCTTCTGCCTCAGTTGGAACTTCTACCTTTTCATCGGTTAGTGCACTTCCACCAATATCTTTCAAGAAGGTAAGATCGACAATTCTATGATCTGCTACACCATAATACTTACCGACTTCAATCGCTTGCTCAACTTCTCGATTATGACGTTGCCCATAGTGAAAAGTGATCGGGTACAGGTCATATCCCTCCGCTTTTGCGATCCCCATGCAAGTTGTACTATCAAGTCCTCCGCTTAAAACAATAACCGCTTTTTTATTCATGGTTAAACCCCTCTCTCTTCTGGATGCCAGATTACTTTATGAAGTTGAAGACTGAGCTTTGCATTTGGTAGTGGATTCTCCAATAAAAGTTCAACAAGACGTCTCGGAGGCATGCTTTCCCAAACGGGGCTTACCGAGATCTGACCATTTCTGTAATGCTCAGAGACTACTTGTTTCGTTATCTCAAAATCGTTCTCTGATCCAACAACGAATTTAATCTCATCTTGGTGCTGAAGCTCTTTGAAATTATCCATGTGCATTCTGTCCATCTCTCCAGAGGCTGGGAGCTTGTAGTCCATTACGAATCTCATCTTTTTTTGTAAATCATGGTGAGAGTTGCGTAATTGCTCAAATGGCTGGATATCGATAGCCCCGTTCGTTTCAATGTGGATATCTACAATATGATCCAAGTCAGCCATCGCTAGCAGTAAGGCAGCTGATTTTTCTCTATGAATTAAAGGCTCTCCACCTGTAAAACAAATTCGTTGTGATCGAAACGACTTAATCGTATTCACGATCTCTTCTATCGTTGCTTCAAACTCGGG contains:
- the mltG gene encoding endolytic transglycosylase MltG, giving the protein MNSNAKRVLIIFSILIAFCVGWIIYEVSPPEETAEKAFVIKENSDFKTISKNLNNNEFIKSPILFNFYATLTGKKSKVVAGEHTIKQGSGYKEILQDLSTLKNETEAIEVIIPEGLTVIEIADRLNKAGIVDRNQFIKTARLWETLTDKQQEQLGINNKVKKSNTKFAMEGLLFPDTYYFEKNMKADVVIHQMTERLIKETTEITIKTDQTPYEMITLASIIEKEALLNEEKRKIAGVFVNRLEEGKKLQSCSTVQYLLEKPKATLRRKDIKIKSPYNTYINKGLPPGPISSPDLSSLKAAANPEEHDYYYFVAKQDGTWSHFFSKTYKEHRKYTQLSGNY
- a CDS encoding M42 family metallopeptidase; the protein is MNKETLDLFKTLTELPGAPGFERDVRKFVRKEIEPVSDEIIQDGLGSIFGVKKGNGPKIMVAGHMDEVGFMVTKVTKNGMLKFQELGGWWSQVLLAQRVNIYTDKGDVITGIIGSTPPHLLSEDQRNRPMGIKNMYIDIGADNDQEVHNLGVRPGQQIVPICPFTPMANPKKIMAKAWDNRYGVGLAIELLKELKDETLPNELYSGATVQEEVGLRGSKTAANLIQPDLFFALDASPANDMMGDKSEFGQLGKGALLRILDRTMVTHRGMREYILDTAETHKIPYQYFISQGGTDAGSVHISGNGVPSAVIGICSRYIHTHASMIHVDDYAAAKELLIKLVKTADETTLRTILENS
- a CDS encoding DUF84 family protein, which produces MKIGIGSSNPAKIKAAQPFIAYFKDSELVSYSSDSLVSAQPFSDEETKIGAINRAKDCVKQGAEIGIGFEGGVMEMEDGMYLCNWGAVADHDGNVYSAAGARILLPSLIVTGLKQGKELGTLMGEFTKDPEIRKKDGAIGVFTSGMLSRSEMFLHISTILLGQYIYSLNK
- the queC gene encoding 7-cyano-7-deazaguanine synthase QueC, which translates into the protein MNKKAVIVLSGGLDSTTCMGIAKAEGYDLYPITFHYGQRHNREVEQAIEVGKYYGVADHRIVDLTFLKDIGGSALTDEKVEVPTEAEEGIPVTYVPARNMIFLSLASAYAEVIGATAVYTGVSAVDYSGYPDCRPEFIQSMEETINLATKAGVTGKNISVETPLISLSKKETIEKGLSLEVPYDLTTSCYNGKEAACGQCDSCVLRLKGFKEAGAIDPITYEI
- a CDS encoding 7-carboxy-7-deazaguanine synthase QueE produces the protein MFDLPSKDVWKHWKVPMVEIFETVEGEGLQAGYPTVFVRVFHCNLRCTWCDTTYSYAPAKPEFEATIEEIVNTIKSFRSQRICFTGGEPLIHREKSAALLLAMADLDHIVDIHIETNGAIDIQPFEQLRNSHHDLQKKMRFVMDYKLPASGEMDRMHMDNFKELQHQDEIKFVVGSENDFEITKQVVSEHYRNGQISVSPVWESMPPRRLVELLLENPLPNAKLSLQLHKVIWHPEERGV